CAACGAACAATCCACTGACTGGCATTGCTACTACTCGAAGCCGGACGAAGTCGACCCAACATCCGCTCGTCAAGCCGACCGGGATCAGCCAAACGGAGGGACTGCGGCAGCCCATGAGCCGGAGATATACGACATTGAAGACTTGCCCACAAATATACAAGGAAATTGTTCCGGTGATCAAACGGTGAAGCCATATGCCATCGAGGAACCGGATGAAGAAGCACCGTCCGAGCCCAAGAGGCCAACTCCACCACGGCAGGGACGGCCCAAATACTGGGAGGATTTGATTGACTCAATGGAAGAATTACACTGTGAATCCGATAATAGCAATCCAGGTGCAATGTTTTCAAGGAGAGGTAGGAAGAGAAAGCCTACGAATGCCCCGAGCCTCACTGGACTCGGCCAATCTAGCGAGGAGTCTAGTCCAGCCTCGGATGCGCAATACGAACAGCTTACTTTGAGTCCAAAACGACCGCGGAAACAAAGTGAACGCCGCAAGGATTCCCAGAGAAACATAAAAACTGCTCGAAGGCGTGGAGTTGATACACTTCGAGAGTCGAGTGGATCGTCTAGTCCTTCTACCTCTACGGATACAAGCGGCGCTAATCATACCAACGGATCCCCTGCCTCGGACGCCATGGACCTTGACTAATATGGGCATGggtcttttatttttattatttcttaattatcAGGCATCACTCAAGCGTGGTAGATTTCTAAATCCAGCTGATGGTCTTCGATTTCATGTGACGGGCTGTAGACAGTGATGACGTCAAACCATCCTCACCTTTGGAACTCTGAAAGCTCGACCTCGATTTTCAATGCTCTCCTTGTTTAAACCTATTGTACGACCAGGAAGCTTCCTTCCCGGCAACTTGTGTTACGACATATTCAATTGGAACGCTGTGATTATGGCAACCCGCACCTCATCTCGTCACGCTGCGCAAAAGGCGAAAGAGGCCATGGCAGCTGCCCCAGATACTAAGAGAAGAGTATCAGTTGGCACAAAGCGCAAAGGCTCTAATGAGAAGGCCCCTGAGccaaagagggaaaagaaggaaacaGAGAAGAAAGCCGAACAGGCTGAGGGCCTTCAGCAAGTGCCTGAGAGAGTAGAAGCTGATGAGAGTAAGTCGTGCTGAAGGACATGATCCACTTGTAAAACTAAACCATGCCCAGAACCGGAAGCACAGCCGGAAGAAACGCCTGCAGCGGCCCCTGATGTAAAACATGAGGTGACACTTCAAGAGAAGCCGGAGGAGACACAAAAggagaaacaagaaaagcCCCGGGACGAACCAGTGGAAGGACCAACGGGAAAAACAGAAGAAAAGCCGGATGGCACTTCAATCAATGGAACAGAGGCTGGGATGACGAAGACTGAGGAACGAGAGGACATCGTTCCTTCGAATGTCATCGAGAAAGGTCTAATTTATTTCTTCTACCGCAGCCGAGTGAATGTCCCGGAGGCACATAGTATGCAGGATGTGGCGCGAAGCTTTTTTATCCTACGCCCAACACCCCTGGGATCAGCCGTGGACCGTGAACAGGGTGCAGCGGATACTGGTGCGACGTGccggttgttgatgttgccgaagaagaagtaccCACGCTCaggaagggagagagaaaTGGGATTCGTCGAGAAAGCCGGCATTTCAATGAAAAAGCTGCAGGACACCTTTATTCCTGGTGATTCCTACGAGACGTCCACTCGCGGCACACGAGAAGTCCCAGAGGCAAAACCCTATGCGGAGGGTGTTTATGCCATTACCACTACTAAACGGGCAACTCATCTTGTCTACCACATCACGCTCCCAGAGAAGGCTGGGGAGATCCAGGAGGATTTCGGACTCAGTGATCGTGGTAGCTGGCTCATGCAGTCCAAGAACCCTAAGCTCCCAGGCCCGCCCTTTGCCCGTCTTCCGCAGGAGCCTGAGTTCCCTGAGAGGTTGGTAGTCTTATTTTATCTCATATGTGAGTTCATACTGACCGAGAAACCGCTGCAGCATCCAACAGAAATTCCGAAACCTTCGCTGGATCCCAACCGAACCTGAGTTACTTGA
The nucleotide sequence above comes from Aspergillus puulaauensis MK2 DNA, chromosome 3, nearly complete sequence. Encoded proteins:
- a CDS encoding uncharacterized protein (COG:S;~EggNog:ENOG410Q2BA); its protein translation is MRDNEQSTDWHCYYSKPDEVDPTSARQADRDQPNGGTAAAHEPEIYDIEDLPTNIQGNCSGDQTVKPYAIEEPDEEAPSEPKRPTPPRQGRPKYWEDLIDSMEELHCESDNSNPGAMFSRRGRKRKPTNAPSLTGLGQSSEESSPASDAQYEQLTLSPKRPRKQSERRKDSQRNIKTARRRGVDTLRESSGSSSPSTSTDTSGANHTNGSPASDAMDLD
- a CDS encoding uncharacterized protein (COG:S;~EggNog:ENOG410PHFS), which codes for MATRTSSRHAAQKAKEAMAAAPDTKRRVSVGTKRKGSNEKAPEPKREKKETEKKAEQAEGLQQVPERVEADEKPEAQPEETPAAAPDVKHEVTLQEKPEETQKEKQEKPRDEPVEGPTGKTEEKPDGTSINGTEAGMTKTEEREDIVPSNVIEKGLIYFFYRSRVNVPEAHSMQDVARSFFILRPTPLGSAVDREQGAADTGATCRLLMLPKKKYPRSGREREMGFVEKAGISMKKLQDTFIPGDSYETSTRGTREVPEAKPYAEGVYAITTTKRATHLVYHITLPEKAGEIQEDFGLSDRGSWLMQSKNPKLPGPPFARLPQEPEFPESIQQKFRNLRWIPTEPELLDYPNAQFLIIGSSTGNLGKAATAEPGDKRPEEEEPGEEIIKMEDENEDRIEALGGDHAIYKDLGYHAQEKYSKLETTWDVKQEE